One window from the genome of Alkalihalobacillus sp. LMS6 encodes:
- a CDS encoding sensor histidine kinase: MKTIRTAGLIVFFLPIFLIGNVLFYFQTNGWFDWEQLLIRNTLTYHIPIFVWLLAFFFIVAIVVHLTLSMIWKKDVRALHVSLKHVVSGSTKESKQQLGQVSNDFKQTKALIQELETRVRNQAERSQRVLEQWTENETKLKNELVFKERHRIARELHDSVSQQLYAASMLLSAAVNQKNVEASELQKRCESIEKVVNDAQNDMRALLLQLRPIQLENQTFKEGVEQLVADLAEKHQIDFSVRVSSLSLKPGVEDQLFRITQEAIANALRHAEANEISVFYERFDDFGLLKITDDGKGFNQSTSPYGYGLHSMEERAEEIGGTLKMISVEGQGTSIEVRVPVIEGGQHV; the protein is encoded by the coding sequence ATGAAGACAATTCGTACAGCTGGACTCATTGTTTTCTTTCTTCCAATCTTTTTAATAGGTAATGTGTTATTCTACTTTCAAACAAATGGGTGGTTTGATTGGGAGCAGCTTCTTATTCGTAATACCCTAACGTATCATATTCCTATTTTTGTATGGCTGTTGGCATTTTTCTTCATTGTCGCAATCGTTGTGCATCTGACTTTATCAATGATCTGGAAAAAAGATGTTCGAGCGCTGCATGTGTCACTTAAACACGTCGTCAGCGGCAGTACAAAGGAAAGTAAGCAACAGTTAGGGCAAGTGTCAAATGATTTCAAGCAAACGAAAGCGCTGATTCAGGAACTAGAAACAAGGGTGCGAAATCAAGCCGAACGTTCTCAACGAGTCTTGGAGCAGTGGACCGAAAATGAAACGAAATTAAAAAATGAACTTGTATTTAAAGAACGACATCGCATTGCAAGAGAGCTTCATGATTCGGTTTCACAACAATTATATGCTGCTTCCATGCTGTTATCAGCAGCAGTGAATCAGAAAAATGTTGAGGCAAGCGAATTGCAAAAACGATGCGAAAGCATTGAAAAAGTAGTCAACGATGCGCAAAACGACATGCGCGCGCTCCTTTTACAACTACGACCGATTCAATTAGAAAACCAAACGTTTAAAGAAGGGGTCGAACAATTAGTTGCTGATTTAGCAGAAAAACACCAAATTGATTTCTCGGTTCGTGTTAGTTCTTTATCATTAAAACCAGGAGTGGAAGATCAGTTGTTTCGTATCACTCAAGAAGCCATTGCGAATGCGTTGCGGCATGCGGAAGCAAACGAAATTAGCGTGTTTTATGAACGCTTTGATGACTTTGGGTTATTAAAAATTACCGATGATGGGAAAGGATTTAATCAAAGTACCTCTCCTTATGGCTATGGATTACATAGTATGGAGGAGCGAGCGGAAGAGATTGGCGGAACATTAAAAATGATTAGTGTTGAAGGTCAGGGGACGAGTATTGAAGTCAGAGTACCGGTTATAGAAGGGGGGCAACATGTGTGA
- a CDS encoding response regulator transcription factor, with protein MISVLLVDDHETVRLGVSAFLSTQDDLTVVGEASNGKDGVSKALSLKPDIILMDLVMDGMNGIEATREILSQWRDAKIIIVTSFLDNEKLRPALEAGAKSYVLKTSTAMQIADAIKKTAQGMSVLDEKVQTQMISAFQTDEPLHHTLTNREKEILKLMSEGKTNQQIAEALFITIKTVKTHVSHILSKLDVADRTQAVVYAYQQELFKQ; from the coding sequence GTGATTTCTGTATTGCTTGTAGATGATCATGAAACGGTGCGGTTAGGGGTATCAGCGTTTTTATCTACGCAAGACGATCTTACGGTTGTGGGAGAAGCAAGTAATGGCAAGGACGGAGTCAGCAAAGCGCTCTCATTAAAGCCGGATATCATATTAATGGATTTGGTGATGGATGGAATGAATGGCATTGAAGCGACAAGAGAGATTCTATCGCAATGGAGAGATGCGAAAATCATTATCGTAACGAGCTTTCTTGATAATGAAAAGTTACGACCAGCTTTAGAAGCGGGCGCAAAGAGCTATGTATTAAAAACATCAACCGCCATGCAAATTGCTGATGCGATCAAGAAAACGGCTCAAGGCATGTCCGTCCTCGATGAAAAAGTTCAAACGCAAATGATCTCAGCGTTTCAAACCGATGAACCGTTGCACCACACCCTTACAAATCGCGAAAAAGAAATTTTGAAATTGATGAGCGAAGGCAAGACCAATCAACAAATTGCCGAAGCGCTCTTTATTACAATAAAAACGGTTAAAACCCATGTGTCGCATATTTTATCAAAATTAGATGTGGCTGATCGGACACAAGCAGTCGTATATGCGTATCAGCAAGAGCTCTTTAAACAGTAG
- a CDS encoding copper homeostasis protein CutC, translated as MKSIVKEVCLENELFVQKAIAYKADRIELCNHLHVGGTTVSTDTCEKVVQMCKGTGVEVMAMVRPRGGDFVYSEADVHEMAQTIKTFTEVGVDGVVLGCLTKDNKLDLPHLQTFLSNIDPRKVTFHMAFDAIKDPFEAIDQLSSLHVKRILTHGPHQAIDDNIPRLKAYNEYAEGRIIIMPGGGITTKNVASIAKITGTTELHGTRILW; from the coding sequence ATGAAATCAATCGTGAAAGAGGTTTGTTTAGAGAATGAATTGTTCGTCCAGAAAGCGATTGCGTACAAAGCAGATCGCATTGAATTATGTAATCACCTTCATGTAGGAGGCACCACAGTCTCAACAGACACGTGCGAAAAAGTTGTTCAAATGTGTAAAGGGACTGGTGTTGAGGTAATGGCAATGGTTCGACCACGAGGAGGAGATTTTGTCTATAGTGAAGCAGACGTGCATGAAATGGCTCAAACCATTAAGACCTTCACTGAAGTAGGAGTAGATGGAGTTGTGCTCGGTTGCTTAACAAAAGACAATAAGCTAGACCTTCCGCATTTGCAGACATTCTTATCAAACATCGATCCTAGGAAGGTCACATTTCATATGGCCTTTGATGCTATCAAGGATCCGTTTGAAGCAATTGATCAGTTAAGTTCGCTACACGTTAAACGCATCCTTACTCATGGTCCTCATCAAGCGATTGACGATAACATCCCCCGCCTAAAAGCATATAACGAGTACGCAGAAGGTCGTATTATTATCATGCCAGGTGGTGGTATCACAACAAAAAATGTAGCCAGCATTGCTAAGATTACTGGAACTACGGAGCTCCACGGTACGCGCATTTTATGGTAA
- a CDS encoding GNAT family N-acetyltransferase, whose product MIRQLQKEDQETCLTFVRQKPAENLFIIGDIEAFGMETDFQRVWGQFNEANELVAVLLNYHSSYLPYAEGAYDAEGFATIINADPNFKAMSGLKDVTTQLDSFLKKPMKRKQTYYAKCSAIKTTVPPAINEVQPAQPEDAKVLLDLLKQIPEFSQSMETSVEKKQKDLRGGFSRSSIVRHGEIVVSAASTTAENSSSAMIVGVATLQDFKRNGYASACVYDVCRQLFSEGKEACLFYDNPSAGVIYKNIGFEDIGLWMMYNEKVD is encoded by the coding sequence ATGATACGTCAATTGCAAAAAGAAGATCAAGAGACATGTCTTACGTTTGTGAGGCAAAAGCCTGCCGAAAATCTTTTTATTATTGGAGACATTGAAGCGTTCGGTATGGAAACGGACTTCCAAAGAGTGTGGGGGCAGTTTAATGAGGCAAATGAGCTTGTTGCAGTGCTGTTAAACTATCATTCAAGTTATCTTCCTTATGCCGAGGGTGCATACGATGCTGAAGGGTTTGCGACCATTATAAACGCAGATCCGAACTTTAAAGCGATGTCAGGATTAAAAGATGTCACGACACAACTTGATTCATTTCTTAAGAAGCCAATGAAGAGAAAGCAGACGTATTATGCAAAATGTAGTGCAATCAAAACAACCGTCCCACCAGCCATCAATGAAGTTCAACCAGCTCAACCTGAAGATGCGAAAGTATTGCTCGATTTGTTAAAACAAATTCCAGAATTCAGCCAGTCGATGGAGACATCTGTTGAGAAAAAGCAAAAAGATCTTCGTGGTGGGTTTTCCCGGTCTAGTATCGTACGTCACGGTGAAATCGTTGTGTCTGCTGCTTCAACTACAGCCGAAAATTCAAGTTCAGCGATGATTGTTGGGGTAGCAACGCTCCAAGACTTTAAACGAAATGGCTATGCGTCGGCATGTGTCTATGACGTGTGTAGGCAGTTATTTTCAGAAGGAAAAGAAGCGTGTCTGTTTTACGACAACCCAAGTGCTGGAGTGATTTACAAAAATATCGGTTTTGAAGATATCGGCTTATGGATGATGTATAACGAAAAGGTTGATTAA